The following are encoded in a window of Staphylococcus piscifermentans genomic DNA:
- a CDS encoding TetR family transcriptional regulator, with translation MNKLDLRVVRTRKLLLNGLYELLEEKEFSKLTIDQICDRSMVHRTTFYKHFHDKYALLELMLNNLSEKYFSYEFKERINHPFRVTEKGFEGAKDFHRILEKQKEDKEFNDLMFSQFIKLLQKDIQENIDQIDKDPAIPDALVFYLYGGAIKGFSNWIENSSAKISAEEADTLFHKMVNIKAKE, from the coding sequence ATGAATAAATTAGATTTGCGCGTTGTACGTACAAGAAAGTTATTGTTGAATGGGTTATATGAACTTTTAGAGGAGAAAGAGTTTTCTAAGCTTACCATCGACCAGATATGTGACCGTTCTATGGTTCACCGTACAACGTTTTACAAACATTTTCACGATAAATATGCGTTATTAGAATTAATGTTGAATAATCTAAGTGAAAAATATTTTTCTTATGAATTTAAAGAACGTATTAATCATCCGTTCAGAGTGACAGAAAAAGGATTTGAAGGGGCTAAGGATTTTCATCGTATCTTAGAAAAGCAGAAAGAAGATAAAGAGTTCAACGATTTAATGTTTTCACAATTCATCAAGTTATTACAAAAAGACATCCAAGAAAATATTGATCAAATAGATAAAGATCCTGCCATACCAGATGCTTTGGTGTTCTATCTTTATGGTGGAGCGATCAAAGGATTTTCTAATTGGATAGAAAATAGTAGTGCTAAAATATCAGCAGAAGAAGCTGATAC